A part of Desulfotomaculum nigrificans DSM 574 genomic DNA contains:
- a CDS encoding flagellar hook-length control protein FliK: MQIGKVIQGQGELTLGLGNSTAGVGGEGFANLLQALISLRPPVMAGPVNYHPQREFNPGDAQGNVPETGISGLMLPVTASDSQECCPIDTLTIGNTAEGKDYQDSGNSWDDSFQDSNAGLIFPHISGVENIPLNQENTNTPINEDPANKDTAVEQLFSQLIPPGYNLPRQGISTEAKGYSENVLLAKNQNDLNQQPLFMYGGISLDQSIINDTGNPAVDSKPEQFLTKQDTVVTPKPPVLLPVVESEMAQNLTGASQPISQPQLLPGIGPYQFQVLASSLNRPDSGQMQDLTEAGQPQPQPLPNIAPHQLQVFPDKQPGTQDPVNGVNAADGPVDFDTDLNPQGSGVQSNQTPPPGNQDGRDNQDNQPPVHNNLVFDPKVKAPEPVVTITVNREIPLTQLPARLSEMVRTLLVEHNPGQTTLKMKLQPEHLGEVTVKLTWSKGELSAHFITASTTARELLETSVPRLRELLAQQDIRLNEAAVFTGQQNSSGYQNYPGQGQQWAARGGQILKGGYYQVDTPVETKAVPQVLTTHSELDIVV, from the coding sequence GTGCAAATAGGAAAAGTAATTCAGGGGCAAGGTGAACTGACCCTGGGCCTGGGAAATAGCACAGCTGGTGTTGGCGGAGAGGGTTTTGCTAATTTACTACAAGCTCTGATTAGTTTACGGCCGCCAGTGATGGCAGGTCCGGTAAATTACCATCCACAACGGGAGTTTAACCCTGGTGATGCCCAGGGAAATGTGCCGGAGACAGGAATTAGCGGGCTGATGTTACCCGTAACTGCCTCAGACAGCCAGGAATGTTGCCCAATTGATACCCTGACCATAGGAAATACTGCAGAGGGTAAAGACTACCAGGATTCAGGTAATTCCTGGGATGACAGTTTTCAAGACAGTAATGCCGGTTTAATATTCCCGCATATTTCCGGTGTAGAAAATATCCCTCTAAATCAGGAAAATACTAATACTCCTATTAATGAAGACCCCGCTAATAAAGACACAGCGGTGGAACAATTATTTTCCCAATTGATACCCCCCGGATATAATTTACCGCGCCAGGGGATTTCGACAGAGGCAAAGGGGTATAGTGAAAATGTATTGTTGGCCAAGAACCAAAATGACCTAAACCAACAACCTCTTTTTATGTACGGTGGTATTTCTCTGGATCAATCCATTATAAATGATACGGGTAATCCTGCTGTAGACTCTAAACCGGAGCAATTTTTAACTAAGCAGGACACCGTAGTTACACCAAAGCCCCCTGTTTTGCTGCCTGTCGTTGAGTCGGAAATGGCCCAGAATTTAACCGGAGCCAGCCAGCCGATTAGCCAACCGCAGCTGTTGCCAGGTATTGGACCATATCAATTTCAGGTGTTAGCAAGTTCTTTAAACCGACCAGACTCTGGTCAGATGCAGGATTTAACTGAAGCAGGCCAACCTCAGCCGCAGCCGTTGCCAAATATTGCACCTCATCAACTGCAGGTATTTCCAGATAAGCAGCCCGGCACCCAGGACCCAGTCAATGGAGTTAATGCAGCTGACGGACCGGTTGATTTTGATACAGATTTAAACCCACAGGGTTCTGGTGTACAGTCTAACCAAACTCCACCACCAGGAAATCAGGATGGTCGAGATAACCAGGATAACCAACCACCCGTGCATAACAATTTGGTTTTTGATCCCAAAGTTAAAGCACCGGAACCTGTGGTCACCATCACTGTAAACCGGGAAATACCGCTAACCCAGTTGCCGGCAAGATTGTCTGAGATGGTACGGACTTTGCTGGTAGAACATAACCCCGGGCAAACCACTTTAAAAATGAAGTTGCAGCCTGAGCACCTGGGTGAGGTTACCGTAAAGTTAACCTGGTCCAAAGGCGAACTTTCGGCCCATTTTATTACTGCTTCCACCACTGCCAGGGAGCTGCTGGAAACATCTGTGCCGAGGTTAAGAGAATTACTAGCCCAGCAGGATATTCGCCTAAATGAGGCCGCTGTATTTACCGGGCAGCAAAATAGTTCAGGTTATCAAAATTATCCTGGTCAGGGTCAGCAATGGGCAGCTAGAGGTGGCCAAATTCTTAAAGGCGGGTATTATCAGGTTGATACTCCGGTGGAGACCAAAGCAGTACCCCAAGTATTAACCACCCACTCGGAGCTTGATATCGTAGTGTAA